A window of the Harmonia axyridis chromosome 5, icHarAxyr1.1, whole genome shotgun sequence genome harbors these coding sequences:
- the LOC123680227 gene encoding thyrostimulin beta-5 subunit, translating into MKYLISWNICFFIISTSVDCQSIIDVESLIPPEEPESLECRERIYTFQVTQTDINGKQCWDALSTIACWGRCDSNEISDWRFPYKKSNHPVCIHYGRNRNVVTLRHCEEGALPEAAHYEYLEAAGCKCQICSSSDTSCEGLRYRPQRSHPQSLGFQLS; encoded by the exons ATGAAATATCTGATCAGCTGGAACATTTGTTTCTTCATAATATCCACATCTGTGGATTGCCAAAGTATAATTGATGTGGAATCATTGATACCACCTGAAGAACCAGAGTCTCTGGAATGCCGAGAAAGAATTTACACCTTCCAAGTCACCCAAACAGATATCAATGGAAAACAATGTTGGGATGCTTTGTCAACTATTGCCTGTTGGGGAAGATGCGATTCTAACGAG ATTTCCGACTGGCGTTTTCCTTACAAAAAATCCAACCATCCAGTATGCATCCATTATGGAAGGAACAGGAATGTGGTAACTCTAAGACACTGCGAGGAGGGTGCTCTTCCAGAAGCAGCTCACTATGAATATCTGGAGGCAGCTGGATGCAAGTGTCAAATCTGCTCTTCGTCTGACACTAGTTGCGAGGGTCTACGATATAGACCTCAGAGGTCTCATCCTCAGTCTCTAGGCTTCCAGTTGAGCTAA